The Nitrospira sp. KM1 genome includes a window with the following:
- a CDS encoding cysteine-rich CWC family protein, with the protein MRNALADSDLDPSRCPLCRQWNECALAKGKSTCWCFELSREGRGGNEMLQDTTGLSCLCRHCLTQSRQSFGILKELLNSIRSCR; encoded by the coding sequence GTGAGGAACGCTTTGGCTGATTCAGACCTCGATCCATCCCGCTGCCCGCTCTGTCGTCAGTGGAATGAGTGCGCCCTTGCCAAGGGCAAAAGCACGTGTTGGTGCTTCGAGCTGTCTCGTGAAGGAAGAGGCGGCAACGAGATGCTACAGGACACGACTGGTCTCAGCTGTCTATGCCGACATTGTTTAACACAATCCAGGCAGTCGTTCGGCATTTTGAAGGAGTTGCTAAACAGTATCCGGAGTTGTAGGTGA
- a CDS encoding transporter, with translation MTSCLQKCALLLVNLHLMVIMSGPLTVEASCGSVSCFVVIGSQQQISPKGLLTVNLFFNYTPSEAPPGQGGGIPFANQELKTLTLANIDVQQIRTLVRTATLDLNYGLTERLGLEVALPYKMVNADANLGQVSSVPYSDKGLGDTLVKLKYNVLPTLRSMLVFDFGVSIPTGDYQQRATTGNYAESTLQLGKGAVGLIPSFYQTYEIIPHRLNQYLQGSYRHTFRNPDGYQFGDEWSLNGGFNVIPFQATSWLVLIQQMNYRYTVHDSMEASLFVFAPAPINRPILLDSRITNRPVPTTGSTFLAYSPGIMLNLWDFAQAYFIAQIPVARDFNGNLEQGQSYVFGFTKSFQVFSGS, from the coding sequence ATGACGTCTTGTTTGCAAAAGTGCGCTCTGCTTTTGGTCAACCTGCACCTCATGGTCATCATGTCCGGACCTCTGACTGTTGAGGCTTCTTGCGGGTCGGTGAGTTGTTTTGTGGTGATCGGCTCGCAGCAACAGATCTCCCCGAAGGGACTTCTGACCGTCAATCTCTTTTTTAACTACACGCCATCTGAGGCCCCGCCGGGGCAAGGAGGAGGGATTCCGTTCGCCAATCAAGAATTGAAGACTCTGACCTTGGCCAATATCGATGTGCAACAGATCAGAACACTCGTGCGCACCGCCACATTGGACCTGAACTATGGCTTGACCGAGCGCCTGGGACTTGAAGTGGCGCTGCCCTACAAGATGGTGAATGCAGATGCCAATCTGGGACAAGTGAGTTCGGTGCCATATTCGGATAAGGGCCTCGGCGATACGCTCGTCAAACTCAAGTACAACGTGCTTCCAACTTTAAGGAGCATGTTGGTCTTCGATTTCGGCGTGAGCATTCCGACAGGCGACTACCAGCAGCGGGCAACAACCGGAAATTACGCTGAGTCCACACTTCAATTGGGTAAAGGGGCGGTTGGGTTAATACCTTCCTTTTATCAGACGTACGAAATTATCCCCCATCGTCTGAATCAATACCTCCAGGGAAGCTACCGACATACTTTTCGCAACCCCGACGGTTATCAGTTCGGTGATGAATGGTCCTTAAATGGCGGCTTCAATGTCATTCCCTTTCAGGCGACCTCCTGGCTGGTTCTGATTCAACAGATGAACTACCGCTATACCGTACATGACAGTATGGAGGCGTCGCTTTTTGTATTTGCGCCGGCTCCCATTAACCGTCCCATCCTTCTCGATTCCCGGATAACCAACCGGCCTGTTCCAACAACGGGGTCTACGTTCCTCGCGTATTCACCAGGCATCATGTTGAACCTTTGGGATTTTGCTCAAGCGTACTTCATTGCACAGATTCCGGTTGCTCGGGATTTTAATGGGAACCTCGAGCAAGGACAAAGTTATGTGTTTGGATTCACCAAATCGTTCCAGGTGTTCAGTGGCTCATGA
- the metE gene encoding 5-methyltetrahydropteroyltriglutamate--homocysteine S-methyltransferase — translation MSILATCLGYPRIGAARELKYALESYWSGKRTAADLLQAGYDLRRRHWSAMKSAGIDHIPVGDFSLYDHMLDAAVMVGAVPQRYQAIADPLTRYFAMARGYQDSKGLDLSALEMTKWFDTNYHFIVPELERTQKFSLNAAKLYAEIEEARRLGIESRPVIIGPVTFLLLSKLQDGKTQDAIPLDLLGDLLPVYKRILHELAEREITWLQIDEPCLVLDLDDRAKAAYRLAYAQLAECPSRPRLLLATYFGALEDNLSVAIQSGCDALHIDLVRHPEQLSALLEVLPSSMCLSLGVVDGRNIWRTNLDVARAMVNRAVLSLGAHRVWVAPSCSLIHVPVDVQSEQKIDADLMSWLAFAEQKLTEVCQLADGGRFDDPIAPHVLASRAMRAAKAQSSRIHDSEVQKRIQGVTEADLHRASPFADRHRVQHARFKLPLFPTTTIGSFPQTGDVRSARAAWRSGRMTAEEYKAFLKKETRVCIEKQEAINLDVLVHGEFERTDMVEYFGEHLKGVAFTEQGWVQSYGSRCVKPPVIFGDVSRSSSMTVEWSTYAQSLTRRPMKGMLTGPVTILQWSFVRDDVPRKDVCRQIALALRDEVADLEQAGLAMIQVDEPAVREGLPLRRAEWRSYLRWAVDAFRLATSGVRDDTQIHTHMCYSEFGDILEAIAEMDADVISIETSRSRMELLGDFIRYQYPNAIGPGVYDIHSPRVPTKEEMANLLVHAGKILPPTRLWVNPDCGLKTRGWPEVQTALINMVGAARVARRQFGEERFG, via the coding sequence GTGTCTATTCTTGCCACCTGCCTGGGCTACCCTCGAATTGGTGCCGCCCGGGAATTGAAGTATGCGCTCGAGTCATACTGGTCGGGGAAACGCACGGCCGCAGACCTGCTTCAGGCGGGCTACGACCTTCGACGCCGGCATTGGTCGGCCATGAAAAGCGCCGGAATCGATCACATTCCCGTCGGGGACTTCTCGCTTTACGACCACATGCTGGACGCTGCCGTCATGGTGGGCGCCGTGCCGCAACGCTATCAAGCCATCGCCGATCCACTGACGCGGTATTTCGCCATGGCGCGCGGCTACCAAGATAGTAAAGGCCTCGACCTATCGGCTCTGGAAATGACTAAATGGTTCGATACCAACTATCACTTCATTGTGCCGGAACTCGAACGGACGCAGAAGTTTTCGCTCAATGCAGCGAAATTGTACGCGGAGATCGAGGAAGCCCGAAGACTGGGCATCGAGTCTCGCCCGGTTATCATCGGCCCAGTGACTTTTCTGCTCTTGTCAAAGTTGCAAGACGGCAAGACGCAGGATGCCATACCACTGGATCTGCTCGGCGATCTCCTGCCCGTGTATAAACGGATTCTCCACGAACTTGCGGAACGAGAGATCACATGGTTGCAGATCGATGAACCCTGTCTTGTCCTTGACCTGGATGACCGCGCCAAGGCTGCCTATCGTCTGGCATACGCACAACTCGCAGAGTGCCCATCAAGACCTCGCCTCCTTCTCGCCACGTACTTTGGAGCGCTGGAGGACAATCTTTCGGTTGCGATTCAGTCGGGCTGTGACGCCTTGCACATAGACCTTGTGCGGCATCCAGAGCAATTAAGCGCGTTGTTGGAGGTACTGCCTTCTTCGATGTGTCTGTCTTTGGGTGTTGTGGACGGGCGAAACATTTGGCGAACGAATCTTGATGTTGCACGAGCAATGGTCAATCGAGCGGTGCTGTCACTTGGCGCCCATCGGGTGTGGGTCGCACCTTCCTGCTCGCTGATTCATGTACCCGTCGATGTTCAGTCTGAACAGAAAATCGATGCGGACCTCATGAGTTGGCTGGCCTTCGCGGAGCAGAAACTCACCGAAGTTTGTCAATTAGCGGATGGCGGACGATTCGACGATCCAATAGCCCCGCATGTATTGGCTTCAAGAGCGATGCGCGCGGCGAAAGCTCAATCTTCACGCATTCATGATTCAGAAGTACAAAAACGGATACAGGGAGTAACGGAGGCCGACCTTCACCGGGCATCGCCCTTTGCGGATCGCCATCGTGTACAACACGCGCGCTTCAAACTTCCGCTATTTCCTACCACGACGATCGGGTCATTTCCTCAGACAGGCGATGTTCGTTCAGCGCGGGCTGCCTGGCGATCCGGCCGAATGACGGCTGAGGAGTATAAGGCCTTTCTGAAAAAGGAGACACGGGTTTGCATCGAGAAGCAGGAGGCGATCAACTTGGATGTGCTGGTGCATGGAGAGTTCGAACGCACCGATATGGTCGAATACTTCGGAGAACACCTGAAGGGGGTCGCCTTCACGGAGCAAGGTTGGGTACAGAGCTATGGGTCGCGCTGTGTGAAACCTCCAGTCATTTTCGGCGATGTGTCGCGGTCGAGTTCGATGACAGTTGAATGGTCGACGTATGCTCAATCGTTGACCCGGCGACCGATGAAGGGAATGTTGACTGGCCCGGTGACGATCTTACAGTGGTCCTTCGTCCGCGACGATGTGCCCAGGAAGGACGTCTGCCGGCAGATCGCTCTGGCACTCCGAGACGAAGTGGCGGATTTGGAGCAGGCCGGTCTCGCCATGATCCAGGTAGACGAACCTGCGGTGCGAGAAGGACTGCCGTTACGGCGTGCCGAGTGGAGGAGCTATTTGCGCTGGGCCGTCGACGCCTTCAGGTTGGCCACGAGCGGGGTGCGAGACGATACCCAGATCCATACTCACATGTGCTACTCAGAATTCGGAGACATCTTGGAGGCAATCGCCGAGATGGATGCCGACGTCATTTCGATTGAAACCTCGCGCTCAAGAATGGAACTGCTCGGCGACTTTATCCGCTATCAGTATCCGAACGCGATCGGTCCGGGTGTCTACGACATTCATTCGCCGCGAGTTCCGACGAAAGAAGAAATGGCCAATCTCCTGGTCCATGCGGGAAAGATTCTGCCTCCCACACGGTTGTGGGTGAATCCGGATTGCGGACTCAAGACACGAGGTTGGCCGGAAGTTCAGACAGCGCTGATTAATATGGTCGGGGCCGCGCGAGTGGCTCGCCGGCAGTTCGGTGAGGAACGCTTTGGCTGA
- a CDS encoding TlpA disulfide reductase family protein — MPLVGSLVEEFQLPDLMGQHHRISDYRGKIVLMNFWATWCKPCITEMPALQASYDKLKDTGFVVLAINELEDENQVRDHVRQYGHTFTVLLDRQNRIANQFGVYGLPVSVFIDADGRVREYIKGGLLTEGRVSEIVSRLQEGQSASHAAPR; from the coding sequence GTGCCTCTCGTAGGCTCTTTGGTTGAAGAATTTCAACTGCCAGATCTAATGGGACAGCATCATCGCATTAGTGATTATCGTGGGAAAATTGTGCTGATGAACTTTTGGGCCACTTGGTGCAAGCCCTGCATTACGGAAATGCCGGCACTCCAAGCGTCTTACGACAAACTAAAAGATACGGGGTTCGTTGTCCTCGCTATCAATGAACTGGAGGATGAGAACCAAGTCCGGGACCACGTCCGACAATACGGCCACACATTTACCGTCTTGTTAGACCGGCAAAATCGAATTGCCAATCAGTTCGGAGTGTACGGACTGCCGGTAAGCGTCTTTATCGATGCGGACGGGCGAGTACGAGAATACATCAAAGGCGGATTGTTAACCGAAGGGAGAGTCAGTGAAATCGTTTCCCGTCTTCAGGAGGGACAATCCGCATCCCATGCTGCGCCCAGGTAA